The following DNA comes from Enterobacter sp. SA187.
CGGGAAAGCGGACACTGGCGCGCAGGATTTTATGGCGCTGCTGACCGGCGCAATTTCCGGCACGCCGGTTGAGGGTGAAGGCGCGTCACTGTCGCTGGCTGATTTACAGTCAGCGGGCGCGACGCTTCAGAAAGGTTTGCTGAGTAAGGACACCGGCGAGGCGGATCTGCGCACTCCGGCGGCTAAGCTTGCGGATATTCTGGCGCGTCAGACGGTGCAGGAAGAGGCGCTGACAGAAGACGCCTCGCAGGCGCAGGGCGTGACGCCGCTGCTGACCAGCGGCCTGAAATCCGACAGCCTGGCGCTGCTCAATAAAACCGTGAAAGCCGACGACATAGAGACGGCGGATCTTAGCGAAGAAGAGATCGCCAGCCTTAGCGCACTGCTGGCGATGCTGCCTCATCAGCAAAATGCCCAGGCCGCCGCACCTGTTACCACAACCGGCACCGCCGCTTCCGCCGCCGTGACGACCACTGCCGGCAGCCGCACGCTGAACCTGGCCGCCGCCGATCCCCGTGGCAACGCGTTAACCGACACGGCGGATGCCGCAGCCGGTCAACCCTCCCATAAAGACGCGGGCGCGGCGCTGAACGCACAATTGCCAGGCGCTGACAGCGCGCAGCAAGCCGCCGCCCCGGTAGCCGCTAACGCCGCCAAAGCCGATGCGCAGGCGGCGATCCATGCCGTGAATACTACGGTCAGCGCTGCTCCGGCCGTCAGCACCGCCGCGCCAGCGCAGGCCAGCCTGCCGGTTGCCGCTCCGGTGATCAGCGCGCCGCTCGGCAGCAGCGAGTGGCAGCAGACCATCAGCCAGAACATCACGCTCTTTACCCGTCAGGGCAAACAGAGCGCTGAACTGCGTCTGCATCCGGAAGATCTGGGCCAGGTGCAGATCAACCTGAAGCTGGATGATAACCAGGCTCAGATTCAGATGATGTCGCCGCACAGCCATGTGCGCGCG
Coding sequences within:
- the fliK gene encoding flagellar hook length control protein FliK, yielding MISLPKLVMTDAEAPTSGLMTGKADTGAQDFMALLTGAISGTPVEGEGASLSLADLQSAGATLQKGLLSKDTGEADLRTPAAKLADILARQTVQEEALTEDASQAQGVTPLLTSGLKSDSLALLNKTVKADDIETADLSEEEIASLSALLAMLPHQQNAQAAAPVTTTGTAASAAVTTTAGSRTLNLAAADPRGNALTDTADAAAGQPSHKDAGAALNAQLPGADSAQQAAAPVAANAAKADAQAAIHAVNTTVSAAPAVSTAAPAQASLPVAAPVISAPLGSSEWQQTISQNITLFTRQGKQSAELRLHPEDLGQVQINLKLDDNQAQIQMMSPHSHVRAALEAALPTLRTSLAESGIQLGQSSISSESFTGQQQSSSQQQASRGSNRGDFGAEDDDALVVPASLQSAARGTGSVDIFA